The DNA segment CCGGGGCCCGTTGTGCACGTGTTACGGGGGTGATCGCCTGCGGCATGTGGCCACCTCGTGGAGCAAGGACGCGATCCGCCTCGGGTGAATTCAACGCGGAATGTTACGGCCGGCCCGGATGGCCAGGCGTCTCGTTTCGGCTCACCGACTCCAGGCGGGCGGGGCGCCCCGCGTGCGCACACGCCCCGCCTTCGACCACACCTAGGCGGATGCGTATAGCTCCCTGCGGGCAATCCGCCCGTGGGAGCCGAGCCCCGCCCCGCCTCCCCGCCGCGTACGGTGTGCGCCCCCCTCATCCAGTCCGTCCGTCGGCGTCCATCTCGCCTGAGCACGCCCAGGCCCCCGACGAGGGGACCGTGGGGTGTGCTCCTCTTCGCGTGCGCCCTCACCGCCGTCGCCTGCGGGGACGGGCCCACCGGCGCGCCGGCCACGGCGGCCATCGATCTGGTTGAGCCCTGGGTCCGGGCGTCGCCCGCCGTGCTGGCGATCGACGAAGGAGCCCTGGAGGCAGCGGGCCGCCAGGCCGAGCGCATCGAGCGGCTCCGGGCGCTCGTGGTGATCCGCCACGGGCGCCTCGCGTACGAGCGGTACTTCCACGGCTGGGACGCGGAGACGCTGGCCGACGTGCGTTCCGTCACCAAGAGCGTGGTGTCCACGCTCGTGGGGTTGGCGGTGCGGGACGGGCACATCGAGAGCATCGATCAGCCCATCACGGACTACCTGCGGGCACCGCGCTTTCCCGTCCGTCCGGAGCACGAGGCCATCACCATCCGGCACCTGCTCACGATGACCGGTGGCTTCGAGTGGAGCGAGGCCACCGTGGATCTCTACAACGAGTGGGTGCTGTCGCCGGACCAGGTGGCCAACATCCTGGACCGGGCCCTCGTCACCACGCCGGGGTCCACGTTCCTCTACAACACCGGGGCCGTGCACCTTCTCGGCGTGCTGCTGGAAGAGGCCACCGGGATGGATCTCGAGACCTACGCGCAGCAGACGCTGTTCCGCCCCATCGGCATCTCCCGCGCAGTCTGGGAGCCGGGCACGGGAGGCTTCGTGAACGGGGGCGCGGGACTGGATCTCGCGCCGCGGGACATGGCCCGCTTCGGCCAGCTCGCGCTGCAGAACGGCTGGTCCGGGGAGCACGCCGTGGTCCCCGAGGCGTGGCTGGCCGAGGCGACCGCGCCCTGGTTCTCGTGGACCAGCCCTGCGGGTCCGATCGAGCACGTGACCTACGGATACCTCTGGTGGGTGGACCGCGATCATGACGCGTTCTTCGCCTGGGGGCACGGCGGCCAGTTCGTCTACGTCGTGCCCCGACTCGACCTCGTCGTGGTGACGGCCACGGAGTACCGCGGCGCGGCCCAGGACATCGGGATCGCGGCCCTCCATGCCCTCGTCCTGGACCTCATCGTCCACGGGATCGTGGGCGCGATGCGCTGACCTGCGCCGCCGGGAGTGGCGCCCATCGCCGTGAAGTGATATATACCCTTCACTGAAGTGTATATCACAGGAGGACCGGCATGGGACGCTCGCTGGGCGAGCTCGAGCAGCTGATCCTGTTCGCGGTCGTCGACCTCGGGGACGACGCGTACGGTGCGGCCATCGGGCGCTCGATCGAGGAGCGCACCGGACGTCGCATCTCCGCCGGCGCCATCTACACGGCGCTGGACCGTTTGATCACGCGCGGCTTCGTGCGGGCACGCGTCGGGGAGCCCACTCCACGGCGAGGTGGCCGTCGGAAGAAGCTGTACCGCCTCGAGCCCGAGGGCGCGCTGGAGCTCCGGCGTTCGACGCGCACGCTGCAGGACATGGCGGAGGGTCTCCTACCCAAGCTGGACTCCCTGGTCGGCGACTCGGCATGAACCAGCCCGGGCTGCCGGCTCCCGAGCGCTGGCTCCTGCGGTGGGCGCTGCGCGGGGAAGGCAGCGAGTTCCTGCTGGGCGATCTCCTGGAGCGCTATCAGGACGATCTGGACCGGGACCTCCCAGCGGGCTCGGCGCGCCGGCGCCTCCGACGGGAAGCCCTGGGAGCGGTGTGGGCATGGTGGCGTCCGCGAGCCGTGCGCGCGCGCCTGGACGGACGGGAACAGGGGCTGGGGGACGGGTTCTCGCAGCCGCGACGGACCGCATCGGGGAGGTGGAGCGTGGGGGGATGGCGGCAGGATCTGTCGATGGCGTGGCGTGGTGTGCTCCGCCGCCCGCGCTTCGCGTGGGGAGTGGCGCTCACGCTCGGCGTGGGGATCGGCGCGACCACCACCATCTACAGCGTGGTGGACGGGGTGCTCCTCCGCCCGCTCCCCTACGCGGAGCCCGGACGGATCGTGGCCGTGGGTGCAACGTTCCCCGGCCGCGAGTGGGAAGAGGGGCGTGCCGACCTCCAACATCTGGCGGGCATCTCCCTCGCCAACCTGGAGGACTTCCGGCAGCGTACGCGCACCATCGAGCCGCTCGCCGCGATCGAGCGCACGAGCCTGCTGCTTCCTGACCTGGGCGAGGGGCCCGAGATCGTCCCGGCGGCCGAGGTCGAGAGCGCCTTCTTCTCGGTGCTCGGGGTGCGGCCGGCGCTCGGCCGTACGTTTGCGTCCGACGAGCAGGGGATGGCCGCCGCCGGCGTGGTCATGCTCTCCTGGGCGGCGTGGCAGTCGCGCTTCGGCGCCGATCCGTCGGTCGTGGGCCGTCCGCTGGAGCGCTTCGGCGGCACCCTCACCGTCGTGGGCGTGCTGCCGGCGGACTTCCAACCGCCGGAGACGTTCTTCGGGACCACGCCCGAGTTCTGGTTGCCGCTCCGTTCCGACCATCCCCGGTACGCCGAGCGTGGCCGACGCAGCCTGGCGGTCGTCGGTCGCTTGCGTCCGGGCGCGACGCTCGACGCGGCGCGCGAGGAGGGGCGCACGGTGGCTGCGGCCCTCGCCCGCACGTACCCGGAGGGCAACGTCTACCCGGACGGCACCCATCTGGGCATCGGCGTCAACGCACTGCTCGACGAGACCGTCGGCACGTCGGCGCGTACGCTGCGTATGTTCCTGATCGCGGCCGCGTTGCTGCTGGCGCTCTCCGCCCTGAATGCGGCCACCCTTCTGCTGGCGCGCGCACTGGAGCGGGTCCGGGAGCTGGATATCCGCAGTGCCCTGGGGTCCGGGCGCTGGCGGTTGATGCGCCTGCTGTTGGGGGAGGCCGGGCTTCTGGCCTTCCTCGGGGGCGCCGTCGGCGTCGGCTGCGCCTACGCGGGTGTCGCCGTATTCTCCCGCTACGCTCCGGACTCCATTCCCCGGCTGCAGGATGTCGCTGTCGATGGCCGCATCCTGGCGGTGGCACTCCTGCTCGCCGTCGGCGCCGGGCTCGCGGCCGGGCTGCTGCCCGCGTTGCGGCTGTCCAGTCCCGAACGGGATCGCCTGGGCAACCTGCGCGCACGGGGACGGCACCACGGCGCTGCGCGCATGCGCTCCGTGCTCGTGGGTGGACAGATGGCCGTGGCCATGGTGCTGGTCTCGAGTGCCGCGCTGCTCTTCACGTCCTTCCTGCGACTGCGCGCGAACGATCCGGGGTTCGAGGCCGAGCACCTCGTGACCCTGGACGTCCCCCTCAAGCGCCCGGGCGCACCCGACGGCCCCCCTTGGCAGGACTGGGACCGGCTGCTGGCCGAGCTGGCGTCCGTGCCCGGCGTGGTCGCGGTGGCCGGCACCAGCGACGCCCCGTTCCGCTCCCCGTCGTGGGCGCCGCGGCTGCTGCTGCCGGGCGACGCCGAGGATGTCCGTCGCGAAGGCATCGCCGGCTACGCGGTGACGCCCGGATACTTCAGCACGCTGCACACCGACGTGATCCAGGGGCGCGACTTCCGCGACAGTGACGGCCCGGACGGCGAACCGGTGGCGGTGGTCAACGCCGCCTTCGTCCGGAGCGAGTTGGATGGACGCGAGCCCCTGGGCCTGCCCGTGCGACTTCTCGACGGCGACAGCGACCGGACGGTGCGGATCGTGGGTGTGGTGGAGGACGTGATCCAGACGAGCACCGACGAGGGACCGCGGGCGGCGCTGTACGTCCCCCATCGCCAGGTCGCCTGGACCTCCATGGAGGCGCTGATCCGCACCGAGGTGCCGCCTGCGGTCGTCGCGTCGGGGCTGCGCGACGCGGCGCGGCGGTTCAACCCCGTCCTCCCGTCCGGCGCCGTGCGCCCGATGGACGAGCGCATGGCGGCGACGCGCGTTGCGCCCCGGTTCCACGCGCTCCTGATCGGCGGATTCGGATCCGTGGCGGCGTTGCTCGCCGCGCTCGGCCTCTACGGCGCGCTCGCTCAGGCCGTCGGAGAGCGGCGCGCGGAGCTCGGCGTGCGCATGGCCTTGGGGGCGGAACCGCGCGCGGTCCTGCGCCTCGTGCTTCGTCGGGGTTTCGTGGTGGCTGTCTGGGGACTCGCGACCGGCCTGCTGTTCAGCCTGGCGACGGGACGGGTGCTGGCGTCCTTCCTGTACGCCGTCCGTCCCGGCGATCCGTGGCTGCTCGCCGGCACGGGCCTCGTGCTGTTGGCGGCCGCGCTGCTGGCGAGTTGGCTGCCGGCCCGCCGGGCCACGACGCTGGATCTGGTGCGGGTGCTGCGGGCGGACTGAGGATCACGGGAGGAGGACCGGCATGGGACGCGCGCTGGGGGAGCTGGAGCATCCGATCCTGTTCGAGGAGCGCCCCCTCCCGCAGCCGGATGCCCTGACCGGGGACGTGGCGTGAGCACGCCACGGCTGCCCGCCCCCGAGCGCTGGGTCCTCCGTTGGACGTTGCGCGGCGAAGAGGGCGAATTCCTCCAGGGCGACGTGCTGGAGCGCTACGCCGACGACAAGGAGAGCGGTCGGTCCGCGCTGTCTGCGCGGTGGCGCCTGCAGCGGGAGGTCGCGGCGGCGGTGTGGGCGTGGTGGAATCCTCGCGCGGTCGGCAGGCGCCGACGCGCCGAAGAGCAGGGGGGGCCGGAGAGGGGATCTTCGCGGCCGGGTGTCATCCGAATGGGGAGGTGGGGTACCGTGGAATCCTGGATGAGGGACTTCAAGCACGCGGCGCGCAGCCTGGCCCGCGCACCGATGTTCGCAGCGGTGACGGTGGGCACCCTGGCGCTCGCGATCGGCGCGAACTCCGCGATCTTCAGCGTGGTCGAGGCCGTGTTGCTCGATCCGCTCCCGTTCCCCGAGGCCGAGCGGCTGGTGTCCATCGGGGGAACCGCTCCGGGAACGAATA comes from the Gemmatimonadota bacterium genome and includes:
- a CDS encoding ADOP family duplicated permease, which codes for MNQPGLPAPERWLLRWALRGEGSEFLLGDLLERYQDDLDRDLPAGSARRRLRREALGAVWAWWRPRAVRARLDGREQGLGDGFSQPRRTASGRWSVGGWRQDLSMAWRGVLRRPRFAWGVALTLGVGIGATTTIYSVVDGVLLRPLPYAEPGRIVAVGATFPGREWEEGRADLQHLAGISLANLEDFRQRTRTIEPLAAIERTSLLLPDLGEGPEIVPAAEVESAFFSVLGVRPALGRTFASDEQGMAAAGVVMLSWAAWQSRFGADPSVVGRPLERFGGTLTVVGVLPADFQPPETFFGTTPEFWLPLRSDHPRYAERGRRSLAVVGRLRPGATLDAAREEGRTVAAALARTYPEGNVYPDGTHLGIGVNALLDETVGTSARTLRMFLIAAALLLALSALNAATLLLARALERVRELDIRSALGSGRWRLMRLLLGEAGLLAFLGGAVGVGCAYAGVAVFSRYAPDSIPRLQDVAVDGRILAVALLLAVGAGLAAGLLPALRLSSPERDRLGNLRARGRHHGAARMRSVLVGGQMAVAMVLVSSAALLFTSFLRLRANDPGFEAEHLVTLDVPLKRPGAPDGPPWQDWDRLLAELASVPGVVAVAGTSDAPFRSPSWAPRLLLPGDAEDVRREGIAGYAVTPGYFSTLHTDVIQGRDFRDSDGPDGEPVAVVNAAFVRSELDGREPLGLPVRLLDGDSDRTVRIVGVVEDVIQTSTDEGPRAALYVPHRQVAWTSMEALIRTEVPPAVVASGLRDAARRFNPVLPSGAVRPMDERMAATRVAPRFHALLIGGFGSVAALLAALGLYGALAQAVGERRAELGVRMALGAEPRAVLRLVLRRGFVVAVWGLATGLLFSLATGRVLASFLYAVRPGDPWLLAGTGLVLLAAALLASWLPARRATTLDLVRVLRAD
- a CDS encoding PadR family transcriptional regulator — its product is MGRSLGELEQLILFAVVDLGDDAYGAAIGRSIEERTGRRISAGAIYTALDRLITRGFVRARVGEPTPRRGGRRKKLYRLEPEGALELRRSTRTLQDMAEGLLPKLDSLVGDSA
- a CDS encoding serine hydrolase, producing MLLFACALTAVACGDGPTGAPATAAIDLVEPWVRASPAVLAIDEGALEAAGRQAERIERLRALVVIRHGRLAYERYFHGWDAETLADVRSVTKSVVSTLVGLAVRDGHIESIDQPITDYLRAPRFPVRPEHEAITIRHLLTMTGGFEWSEATVDLYNEWVLSPDQVANILDRALVTTPGSTFLYNTGAVHLLGVLLEEATGMDLETYAQQTLFRPIGISRAVWEPGTGGFVNGGAGLDLAPRDMARFGQLALQNGWSGEHAVVPEAWLAEATAPWFSWTSPAGPIEHVTYGYLWWVDRDHDAFFAWGHGGQFVYVVPRLDLVVVTATEYRGAAQDIGIAALHALVLDLIVHGIVGAMR